Below is a window of Zerene cesonia ecotype Mississippi chromosome 18, Zerene_cesonia_1.1, whole genome shotgun sequence DNA.
ATATTATGGAGAGTGATCAGACGCCACTCAATCAGAGCGACGATGCAGATAGTTCCAATGGGAATGTAATGTCTAtcgaaaattatttagaagtAACATTGTCAACAGACTCAGAGGCTAGTCATACATGTAGCCAATGTAACCAAATGTTTCCCAGTGAACAGTTGTTGTCTTCACATAACTGTAGTGCCAAACCCACCGAGGAAAAAAAATACCCATGTCATGTGTGTTCAGAAAAATTTCCTAGTTATTGGGAACTTAGAAAGCATATAAACAGTCACTTCCCAGGAATGTTGGATTCTAAATCAAGTTTTTGCCACCTTTGCCAAAAAGACTACACTAAAACAGGATTTATGAATCACTTGAGAAAGCACACAGGAGAACGTCCATTTGTTTGTGAATTATGTCATAAAGCCTTTTCCCAGTCAAGTTCTTTATCTATTCATAtgaagtttcatttaaatgtacGCAAGCATGCGTGTACAGTTTGTGAAAAGAAGTTTGTTACCAAAAGCGAACTATCACGACACATGACTGTgcacacaaaacaaaaatcgtATTACTGTGGTGTCTGTGATAAAGCATTCACTCGGTCTGACAACATGAAGAAACATGAGAAAACTCATGGATAATTAAAACCACTAAGTGATTAGCATCATCTATGATTATACCGTGTTGATCTAGCTGTGCTTGCTCATACATGATATATTCATGGTGCTTTTCACTCATTGCTTCTTTTAGATTCTCCCATTGCCAAAAATTTAGtcataattgttaataatatatattattatgtattgttttataccaaattgaataatttcacTATCTAGTTCATAACTTAGTCATTATGGTGTGTTATTGCGAGTGTTTTTACTCTTATGGTGTGCTGCTGTAATTGCTTTGAGTTAgggttttatttatgattctttATTGCATGTTAAGAATATCCTTAGTTTGTAGTTATAAACCTTTACAGGTGCTGTAATGTATAATGTCACACATATCTCGACCCAATGTTGCCTTTTAAGATATGATaaagtgatattttaatatgtggATATAGGTCAAATGTCCAAAGATTCCGATAGCCAAGCTGTAATGTTTGTATTAGAGATAGGAAAACTAATAATACTTTAGCACCGAGGCCtttataaaaacttgtttGTCACAAATTCTTACAATTGTTCCTGCTTCTTTAAAGAgctttaataagtaatatatttttgtatctttacTGTAGGGCATTATAATGCCAGTAAAGTAATACACACACATGCCAAAATTtagataagataattttttcttatactaTGCTGTAACCAAAGCAATAATACTAACTAATGTGcctatttctatatatttactgTTAAGTAACTATAAcaccaaatatatttttagatgttAGAACTTTTATAGGATAATGACATGagaatgatatattttataccaaattGGATTGTCAATTTTATCTTTACATGTAATTTAGATGTTGTAAGGCACATTCAGATATTTTTCCTGTTAAAATGGtctcaaacattttaatgttagCCAATATGATCAAGtagataagtatttatttaagaagaaAGTCTTTAATGTTTTGAACAATCATCACAAAGTTGTATTGACTACATGATTATTGTAGCtgattatgaattttatacataattgctttttatatatatagtgagTAATTCTTAAGTGTGAATTTTAGaacaaaattgtttacttATCCCAAAGATTGGCTATAAAACCAAAGTTATTTAAGTTTCTAGTGTGCCACTTCAATTTTCATAAACTGGTTATTAataccaataatattatattgacaaGATTTGTATTTAGTAGTAggcaataattttcattttatttattttattttaattttttagagGTTTAGTTGCATGACTTGTTCATAGATTTAAGTCTGAGccaaatgaaaaaatacacaaaaatctaCAAGACTGACAATAATATTCAGAGTAGATATTAACTCCTGCACAAAAGAAACTATTTATTGATGCCTTTTAACtgcgatatttatataaaatgcaccTTGTTATAAACTCATCATGACAATTAGAGTAAGATccgattaatataattgatttattaactattttatggaaaatgtaataataatcgattttattaaagagTTGTTTGTTGCAAgtcatgttttatttcatttccaaaTTAAACGAATCGTTTTCCCTTTGTTCTAGGTTGCCGTAGCGATGTCGGCAAGGTTACGTAATCTTAATCCATATGAATTGCATAAGTATTTagttaatgtttattgtttaaataagaaGGGTTCGACGGTTTCATTGAAAAGAGATTCGTCCAAAGATAGAACAGACCTTGATGTTATAAGGGAAAATCATAAGTTCTTATGGGAAGACGACGAAGTTGCCGACACGTGGGAAAAACAATTAgctaaaaaatattacgataaaCTCTTCAAAGAGTACTGTATTTGTGATTTAAGCCGATATAAAGAGAATAAAGTAAGTCctttgttacataaataatacctacACACTAAGTAACTACGCGTTTCCTGCGATATTCTATTCATAATAGCCAATTCAGTACctgtgaattatttattagatttaagaCGTTACAGTTatgaataaaagtataaaattatgcataGTTGAACAGAGGCAACATcggaaataatttatgttgatATTCTCCCCTAACGGTTACAGATGAGATAGGGCGAGTCCCCTATGAAATTTGAATTGGCTTTTTTGCCTGAGAGACCTTCTTTTGTATAGCGCGCCGGGGAGAGCAACAATAGCGGTACTGCCTTTCTGTAGGCTAAATATAGCGCATACGGTATTCACCCGCAGATAGACGGCCGTCGGTAGCGCACATCTGCTCACCATTTCTTACTTTGTTCGACATTGAATACGAAGGCGGCACGTTGCCTAACAAATTAtcgaataaattatgtatcacGATTTTTAACTAGAGGCCTCTTGAGACTGTTATTGTTGCATTGTAATTATGAAGGAATGTATAATAGATTATGTATGTACTAAGTACTCAGTAGTCGCCTTTTAGacatataaattagaatattcattaataaactGCATACGCATTACGAAGGTGCCAAGGTTTATTCTCTACTAGCTCCGCCCGCGGCTCTAATATCGTGGactgtaaaattttgtacttcTTGAATTTTCGAAAAAAAGGCAGTAGGTACAACGTCaacctattatttattttagcaaaaaacctatttaaaatCCTCATTCCAATGACACAtccataaatatttgtctatttatttttacatttcctATTTAAAGCAAccctaaaaaatatatacgttttttacaaacatgtttatgtttttatatatttacgtgATAAACGATCTTAAGCACTTGtactaaacataaaatatttatactaaccGTCGCTTTGGGTTTTAATTAACCATTGActataaatgatattacatatttgcatagttaaattgttttgttatagtAAATAATCTTTACCCGCGTAAATGTGTTGTTGATTTGAATCCCAATGTTCCTAtgcaaatattacaaaaaagtatTCCTCATTACATCAGTATATGACAATGAAAATCCCGTCAAAATCAGCCCAGTCGTTTTAAAGATTAGATTAggaacaaacagacagatagg
It encodes the following:
- the LOC119833722 gene encoding zinc finger protein 271-like isoform X1, which gives rise to MQNNPQELSWQAIQAIVGVKLPSNVLRFDDIGFHLVNNSTSSAEESDSDIEIIENEWESDNNVSSKPEHSDNEKPSDREQSESPILHLVEPDNNNSGKDLLDYRDYLVKLDTKDIMESDQTPLNQSDDADSSNGNVMSIENYLEVTLSTDSEASHTCSQCNQMFPSEQLLSSHNCSAKPTEEKKYPCHVCSEKFPSYWELRKHINSHFPGMLDSKSSFCHLCQKDYTKTGFMNHLRKHTGERPFVCELCHKAFSQSSSLSIHMKFHLNVRKHACTVCEKKFVTKSELSRHMTVHTKQKSYYCGVCDKAFTRSDNMKKHEKTHG